One window of Corynebacterium accolens genomic DNA carries:
- a CDS encoding sugar O-acetyltransferase has protein sequence MAHMDEQKLHDLQRYGTWERMTGGQWHLPGMGDIDKEHQRTFGLIGQFNDLHNTDKEQAQAILREILPEESHVPGAHAPLNMEYGCNIVCGEGVFINFGSSILAQAKVTFGDRVLIGPNCSFITVGHPVNNHAMREGGWEIAHPITVGRNTWFGANATVMPGVTIGENCVIGAGTLVTKDIPDNSLVLGTPGRVVRTLDGDEDSWERKDLDGPVEGFGAAQ, from the coding sequence ATGGCTCACATGGATGAACAAAAGCTGCACGACCTGCAACGCTACGGCACTTGGGAGCGAATGACCGGTGGGCAGTGGCACCTGCCGGGCATGGGGGACATCGACAAGGAGCACCAGCGCACCTTTGGGCTGATTGGGCAGTTCAACGATCTGCACAACACCGATAAGGAGCAGGCGCAGGCAATCTTGCGGGAGATCCTGCCGGAGGAATCACACGTGCCGGGGGCGCACGCGCCGCTGAATATGGAATACGGTTGCAATATCGTCTGTGGGGAAGGCGTCTTCATCAACTTTGGCAGCAGCATTTTGGCCCAGGCCAAGGTCACATTCGGTGATCGCGTGTTGATTGGGCCCAATTGCTCGTTCATTACGGTGGGCCACCCCGTCAATAATCACGCGATGCGCGAGGGCGGGTGGGAAATCGCCCACCCCATCACCGTGGGGCGCAATACCTGGTTTGGGGCCAATGCCACCGTCATGCCGGGGGTTACCATTGGTGAAAACTGCGTTATTGGTGCCGGCACGCTGGTGACCAAGGATATCCCAGATAATTCGCTGGTCCTGGGTACGCCCGGCCGCGTGGTGCGCACGCTGGACGGCGATGAGGATTCGTGGGAGCGCAAGGATTTGGACGGCCCCGTGGAAGGTTTTGGGGCCGCGCAGTAA